The Punica granatum isolate Tunisia-2019 chromosome 4, ASM765513v2, whole genome shotgun sequence genome has a window encoding:
- the LOC116204237 gene encoding leucine-rich repeat extensin-like protein 5: MTEENRIDISEEVNPPAPAHSQPPSTHAPPPPTPAGVPPPYSGAPSMHLPPPTSSGAPLPRVPPASSTSDDHARIAALEGTVNQLAASMTTNMAELFALLRGPNRASSSSTPPSRQGPTVDPTSWIPPTQVPENTDAPALPTMHTSTVHPFTSPFPPPPAPTAVPLPPAAFLSSDQVLSAPPPFSMPAPAVVYTVPPPMAFPASSVPAPAHLQAAELPPYPSLQPHVNLPY, translated from the coding sequence ATGACGGAAGAAAACCGAATTGATATCTCCGAGGAAGTCAATCCACCGGCCCCGGCTCATTCTCAACCGCCCTCGACACATGCTCCGCCGCCTCCAACTCCCGCGGGCGTACCACCGCCGTATTCAGGTGCCCCTTCGATGCATCTCCCACCCCCAACATCTTCAGGGGCACCCCTTCCACGAGTCCCACCGGCGTCATCCACCTCCGACGACCACGCTCGCATCGCGGCACTCGAGGGCACAGTTAACCAACTAGCTGCCAGCATGACTACCAACATGGCCGAACTGTTCGCCCTACTCAGAGGACCGAACCGTgcatcctcgagctccacgccTCCTTCGAGACAAGGGCCAACAGTTGACCCGACCTCTTGGATTCCACCAACCCAAGTCCCGGAGAATACGGACGCTCCCGCCTTGCCAACAATGCACACGTCCACGGTTCACCCGTTCACCAGCCCCTTTCCGCCGCCaccggcccccacggccgtccctcttccaccggcagCATTCTTATCTTCAGATCAGGTCTTGTCCGCGCCACCACCTTTCTCCATGCCGGCCCCAGCCGTAGTCTATACCGTCCCTCCGCCAATGGCTTTTCCGGCGTCAAGCGTACCTGCTCCAGCTCACCTTCAAGCCGCAGAACTTCCTCCCTACCCGTCTCTACAACCCCACGTTAACCTCCCCTACTAA